The following are from one region of the Sporichthyaceae bacterium genome:
- a CDS encoding AAA family ATPase, producing the protein MSPDSSTNPLESVLFEVKRTIVGQDVLLERMAIALLSGGHLLVEGVPGLAKTLAVKSLAAAVRGQFQRIQFTPDLVPADLTGTRVYHQHTGKFETQLGPVFANLLLADEINRAPAKVQSALLEVMQEHQVTIGRETFPVPEPFLVMATQNPIESEGTYPLP; encoded by the coding sequence ATGAGCCCGGACAGTTCCACGAACCCGCTCGAGAGCGTGCTGTTCGAGGTAAAGCGCACCATCGTCGGCCAGGACGTGCTGCTGGAGCGGATGGCGATCGCCCTGCTGTCCGGCGGGCACCTGCTCGTGGAGGGGGTGCCTGGCCTGGCCAAGACGCTCGCCGTGAAGTCACTGGCGGCTGCGGTCAGGGGGCAGTTCCAGCGCATCCAGTTCACCCCCGACCTGGTGCCCGCCGACCTGACCGGGACGCGGGTCTACCACCAGCACACCGGCAAGTTCGAGACCCAGCTCGGCCCGGTCTTCGCGAACCTGCTGCTGGCCGACGAGATTAACCGGGCTCCGGCCAAGGTGCAGAGCGCTCTGCTCGAGGTCATGCAGGAGCACCAGGTCACGATCGGCCGCGAGACCTTCCCGGTGCCCGAGCCGTTCCTGGTCATGGCGACGCAGAACCCGATCGAGTCGGAGGGCACCTACCCGCTGCCT
- a CDS encoding trypsin-like peptidase domain-containing protein produces MDRDPAGVTDAEPHPAAARGLRRPRAAVLAVTVVVAVLVAVIVVLATRRGAASDPRPAATPRPSATASPSVSAVYRRVRPSVVVIRTNHDLGSGVIVSDNGMIVTANHVIAGATRIAVTYYNGATTSAKVVSADPKRDVAVLSPAALPQTVVPASLGGGADVGAPVVAVGNPLGLADSVSAGVVSGLNRTAETAEGTYSGLIQFDASVNPGSSGGALLDAKGHLIGIVVSIANPAHEDAFAGIGFAVPIGTALGGGNGTGPGHGPQI; encoded by the coding sequence CGCGATCCTGCTGGTGTCACGGACGCCGAGCCACACCCGGCTGCGGCCCGCGGCCTGCGCCGCCCTCGTGCGGCCGTTCTCGCGGTCACGGTCGTCGTGGCGGTGCTGGTTGCGGTGATCGTGGTGCTCGCGACCCGCCGCGGGGCGGCCAGCGATCCACGTCCTGCCGCGACGCCCAGACCGAGCGCGACCGCGAGCCCGTCGGTGTCAGCCGTCTACCGGCGGGTCAGGCCGTCCGTGGTCGTCATCCGCACCAACCACGACCTCGGCTCCGGCGTGATCGTGTCGGACAACGGCATGATCGTGACCGCGAACCATGTCATCGCCGGCGCCACCCGGATCGCGGTGACGTACTACAACGGCGCCACGACGTCGGCGAAGGTCGTCTCCGCCGACCCCAAGCGGGACGTCGCGGTGCTCAGCCCGGCGGCGCTGCCGCAGACCGTCGTGCCGGCGTCCCTCGGCGGCGGTGCCGATGTGGGGGCGCCGGTGGTCGCGGTCGGCAACCCGCTCGGCCTGGCCGACAGCGTGTCCGCCGGTGTGGTCTCCGGCCTCAACCGGACCGCGGAGACGGCCGAGGGCACGTACTCCGGGCTGATCCAGTTTGACGCGTCCGTCAACCCAGGAAGCTCCGGCGGCGCGCTGCTCGACGCGAAGGGCCATCTCATCGGCATCGTCGTCTCGATCGCCAACCCGGCACACGAGGACGCCTTCGCCGGCATCGGGTTTGCGGTGCCCATCGGCACCGCGCTCGGCGGCGGGAACGGCACCGGGCCGGGACACGGACCTCAGATATGA